In Tenebrio molitor chromosome 6, icTenMoli1.1, whole genome shotgun sequence, one genomic interval encodes:
- the LOC138134240 gene encoding G-protein coupled receptor moody-like isoform X1, with protein sequence MDEGTPSHFSVLVGYSRAMVTTAGIFTLVIMIVGVIGNLLTVSALVKNSKIRTLAAAFIASLCVSDLMLCFLVLPFAASQFFHGMWIHGDILCTMIPVLRYGCVGVSLLSIAMISVNRYILIAWPHIYNQVYTKAKVAIYIAVIWLFSYGLQIPTLLGVWGVFGYDTKLGTCSIKKDASGHSSKTAMFVIGFALPCVVIVLCYANIFWVVRKSHKRLKQHNSGGDYKRSEMKITKMVLVIFVCFVVCYLPITIVKIFDPDVNNPPLHVLGYILIYISSCVNPVVYVTMNKQYRQAYLDTLKCRMSTSGDSQHTPTPHSRTHMSVGYLKTGVNNSPKV encoded by the exons ATGGACGAAGGAACACCTTCGCACTTTTCCGTGCTCGTCGG ATACTCGAGGGCCATGGTGACCACGGCCGGGATCTTCACGCTCGTCATCATGATTGTGGGTGTGATCGGCAACCTCCTGACGGTTTCTGCACTCGTCAAGAACTCCAAAATAAGGACTCTGGCGGCGGCATTCATAGCCAG CTTGTGCGTCTCCGACCTGATGCTGTGCTTCCTGGTGCTCCCATTCGCCGCCAGCCAGTTCTTCCACGGGATGTGGATCCACGGCGATATTCTCTGCACCATGATCCCCGTCCTCCGATACGGCTGCGTCGGCGTCTCCCTCCTGAGCATCGCCATGATATCCGTGAACCGCTACATCCTGATCGCTTGGCCCCACATTTACAACCAGGTCTACACCAAAGCCAAAGTGGCCATCTACATCGCGGTGATCTGGCTGTTCAGTTACGGCCTCCAGATCCCCACACTCCTGGGCGTGTGGGGTGTCTTCGGCTACGACACCAAGCTCGGCACTTGCTCCATAAAGAAGGACGCCAGCGGACACTCCTCGAAGACGGCCATGTTCGTGATAGGTTTCGCCTTGCCGTGCGTCGTGATCGTCCTCTGCTACGCCAACATCTTCTGGGTGGTGCGGAAGTCGCACAAGAGGCTCAAGCAGCACAATTCCGGCGGGGACTACAAGCGCAGCGAGATGAAGATCACGAAGATGGTGctggtgatttttgtttgtttcgtgGTGTGTTACCTCCCCATCACCATCGTCAAGATTTTCGACCCCGATGTGAACAACCCGCCCCTCCACGTGCTGGGATACATCTTGATTTACATTTCGTCGTGCGTGAATCCGGTGGTTTATGTCACGATGAACAAACAGTACCGACAGGCGTATTTGGACACTCTGAAGTGTCGGATGAGCACCAGCGGGGACTCACAGCACACGCCAACACCTCACAGTCGAACGCATATGTCCGTCGGTTATCTCAAAACCGGAGTCAACAATTCCCCTAAAGTCTAA
- the LOC138134240 gene encoding G-protein coupled receptor moody-like isoform X2, with translation MVTTAGIFTLVIMIVGVIGNLLTVSALVKNSKIRTLAAAFIASLCVSDLMLCFLVLPFAASQFFHGMWIHGDILCTMIPVLRYGCVGVSLLSIAMISVNRYILIAWPHIYNQVYTKAKVAIYIAVIWLFSYGLQIPTLLGVWGVFGYDTKLGTCSIKKDASGHSSKTAMFVIGFALPCVVIVLCYANIFWVVRKSHKRLKQHNSGGDYKRSEMKITKMVLVIFVCFVVCYLPITIVKIFDPDVNNPPLHVLGYILIYISSCVNPVVYVTMNKQYRQAYLDTLKCRMSTSGDSQHTPTPHSRTHMSVGYLKTGVNNSPKV, from the exons ATGGTGACCACGGCCGGGATCTTCACGCTCGTCATCATGATTGTGGGTGTGATCGGCAACCTCCTGACGGTTTCTGCACTCGTCAAGAACTCCAAAATAAGGACTCTGGCGGCGGCATTCATAGCCAG CTTGTGCGTCTCCGACCTGATGCTGTGCTTCCTGGTGCTCCCATTCGCCGCCAGCCAGTTCTTCCACGGGATGTGGATCCACGGCGATATTCTCTGCACCATGATCCCCGTCCTCCGATACGGCTGCGTCGGCGTCTCCCTCCTGAGCATCGCCATGATATCCGTGAACCGCTACATCCTGATCGCTTGGCCCCACATTTACAACCAGGTCTACACCAAAGCCAAAGTGGCCATCTACATCGCGGTGATCTGGCTGTTCAGTTACGGCCTCCAGATCCCCACACTCCTGGGCGTGTGGGGTGTCTTCGGCTACGACACCAAGCTCGGCACTTGCTCCATAAAGAAGGACGCCAGCGGACACTCCTCGAAGACGGCCATGTTCGTGATAGGTTTCGCCTTGCCGTGCGTCGTGATCGTCCTCTGCTACGCCAACATCTTCTGGGTGGTGCGGAAGTCGCACAAGAGGCTCAAGCAGCACAATTCCGGCGGGGACTACAAGCGCAGCGAGATGAAGATCACGAAGATGGTGctggtgatttttgtttgtttcgtgGTGTGTTACCTCCCCATCACCATCGTCAAGATTTTCGACCCCGATGTGAACAACCCGCCCCTCCACGTGCTGGGATACATCTTGATTTACATTTCGTCGTGCGTGAATCCGGTGGTTTATGTCACGATGAACAAACAGTACCGACAGGCGTATTTGGACACTCTGAAGTGTCGGATGAGCACCAGCGGGGACTCACAGCACACGCCAACACCTCACAGTCGAACGCATATGTCCGTCGGTTATCTCAAAACCGGAGTCAACAATTCCCCTAAAGTCTAA
- the LOC138134228 gene encoding probable methylmalonate-semialdehyde/malonate-semialdehyde dehydrogenase [acylating], mitochondrial, producing MASLPRSTAPFVTFLKRHYSNVAPTTKLFIDGKFVDSQTTNWVDLHDPATNNLVTKVPQSTQAEMEAAVESSKKAYETWRQTSVLTRQQLMLKLQHVIRRDLKKLAANITLEQGKTLVDAEGDVIRGLQVVEHSCAAGSLLQGESLQNISKDMDIVSYKVPIGVTAGICPFNFPAMIPLWMFPLALIAGNTMVVKPSERDPGATMLLMELLNEVGCPPGVVNVIHGTHDSVNFICDNKDIKAISFVGSDRAGKYIYERGAASGKRVQSNMGAKNHAVVLPDADKSPTIDQLIGAAFGAAGQRCMALSVAILVGESRDWIPEIVERAKKLKVSAGHEPGTDLGPVISPQAKERILSLIESGIKQGAQCPLDGRGVVVEKYPKGNFVGPTLLTGVQASFECYKEEIFGPVLNVMFADTLEEAIQIINANPYGNGTAIFTTNGSHARQFVNEIDVGQVGVNVPIPVPLPMFSFTGSRGSFHGDLHFYGKQGLNFYTETKTITSLWRKGAAVSKKSVSMPVHN from the exons ATGGCCTCGCTGCCGCGGTCTACT GCCCCGTTCGTCACTTTCTTGAAGCGACACTACTCGAACGTCGCTCCCACGACAAAGCTCTTCATCGATGGCAAATTCGTCGACTCTCAGACCACCAACTGGGTGGACCTCCACGACCCCGCCACCAACAATCTTGTCACCAAAGTGCCCCAAAGCACTCAAGCTGAAATGGAAGCCGCTGTAGAATCCTCAAAAAAAGCCTACGAGACCTGGCGCCAAACTTCAGTATTAACTCGTCAACAATTAATGCTCAAACTCCAACATGTCATCAGACGAGACCTGAAGAAACTCGCCGCTAACATCACTCTGGAGCAAGGCAAGACTCTCGTAGATGCGGAGGGCGACGTCATCCGAGGATTGC AGGTCGTCGAACACAGTTGCGCCGCTGGGTCGCTCCTTCAAGGCGAATCCTTGCAGAACATCTCCAAGGATATGGACATCGTGTCGTACAAGGTACCAATCGGAGTCACTGCCGGAATTTGTCCGTTCAACTTCCCCGCTATGATTCCGTTGTGGATGTTCCCTCTAGCTCTGATCGCGGGGAATACCATGGTGGTGAAACCATCTGAACGCGATCCCGGCGCCACCATGCTCTTGATGGAGCTTCTCAACGAAGTCGGCTGTCCTCCAGGAGTCGTCAAt GTGATCCACGGAACTCACGACTCCGTCAACTTCATCTGCGACAACAAAGACATCAAAGCGATCAGTTTCGTGGGGTCGGACAGAGCGGGCAAATACATTTACGAACGCGGCGCCGCCAGCGGCAAACGAGTCCAATCCAACATGGGTGCCAAGAATCACGCAGTTGTTCTTCCAGACGCCGACAAGAGTCCAACAATCGACCAGCTGATCGGTGCAGCTTTCGGCGCCGCTGGCCAGCGTTGTATGGCCCTGAGCGTCGCGATCCTAGTCGGGGAAAGCCGCGACTGGATCCCCGAGATAGTCGAAAGGGCCAAGAAACTGAAAGTGAGCGCTGGGCACGAGCCTGGAACGGATCTGGGTCCGGTCATCTCCCCTCAAGCTAAAGAAAGAATTTTGAGCTTGATCGAGTCGGGGATCAAGCAGGGGGCGCAGTGCCCTCTCGACGGTAGAGGCGTGGTGGTGGAGAAGTACCCCAAAGGCAACTTCGTGGGTCCCACTCTTCTGACTGGAGTCCAAGCGTCGTTCGAGTGCTACAAAGAGGAAATTTTCGGGCCCGTTTTGAACGTGATGTTCGCGGACACCCTCGAAGAGGCCATCCAGATCATCAACGCCAATCCGTACGGGAACGGGACGGCGATTTTCACCACCAACGGGAGTCACGCTCGACAGTTTGTCAACGAGATAGATGTGGGACAAGTGGGGGTGAACGTTCCGATCCCGGTGCCGCTACCGATGTTCAGCTTCACCGGCTCCAGAGGTAGCTTCCACGGAGATTTGCATTTCTACGGAAAACAAGGACTGAACTTTTACACCGAAACCAAGACCATCACGTCGCTGTGGAGGAAAGGCGCAGCAGTCTCGAAGAAATCGGTCTCGATGCCTGTCCACAACTGA
- the LOC138134235 gene encoding uncharacterized protein: MFLVVLLAASVAGDLEPTTTKTYDIEVPGSDPIRIVEGEPLWQSTPTSKFEHRAFSTADRTNPDKDDPLHQFLTNYADTVRRNKNKIRMESVKLVTPNDNIDKSKSWDVMNYQKHNHPYDDKKGWVSMEPVPWSVSKISKWQSNHKPSPKPWEDYDSGETQTVRPSWNRPTNNYDIYYVDNKPDSKPIFSKPTATYSQKVHVDYANKYQHKHDENCRHPQRPTDSTEIITDGLPPNFPQPYEASRRRGTEMYPEHHPLSGDGDWVLLSTTKGYKYPQQRQRSLQINPEAIGAHRSVRLTVLPPLKNSKINMTTSHGGLLQVESSFQTVEQAHKQYNKKQKLKRKPQGAKPVRQIVPPTLTTTKRNTGHDSSAVLAAVGAGMIPATMAMLVPMALGKRRKRDVRYATSTPKYLQITLPRNM; this comes from the coding sequence ATGTTCCTAGTGGTATTACTCGCTGCAAGTGTCGCCGGCGACCTTGAACCCACGACCACCAAGACCTACGACATCGAGGTACCAGGTTCCGATCCGATCCGCATCGTGGAAGGCGAGCCCTTGTGGCAGTCCACGCCGACGTCCAAATTCGAGCATCGCGCCTTCAGCACCGCCGACCGCACCAACCCCGACAAGGATGACCCTCTGCACCAGTTCCTCACGAACTACGCCGACACTGTCCGTCGCAACAAAAACAAGATCCGCATGGAGAGCGTCAAGCTGGTCACACCCAACGACAACATCGACAAGTCGAAGAGTTGGGACGTGATGAACTACCAGAAGCACAACCACCCGTACGACGACAAGAAGGGATGGGTGAGTATGGAACCTGTGCCTTGGTCGGTCTCGAAGATCTCCAAGTGGCAGAGCAACCACAAGCCGAGTCCCAAACCGTGGGAGGACTACGATTCGGGGGAAACCCAAACAGTACGACCGTCTTGGAACAGACCCACCAACAACTACGACATCTATTACGTCGATAACAAACCAGACTCGAAACCCATTTTTAGCAAGCCGACTGCTACTTACAGTCAAAAAGTCCACGTGGATTACGCTAACAAGTACCAACACAAGCACGACGAAAATTGCAGACACCCCCAGAGACCCACCGACTCCACCGAGATAATCACAGACGGACTCCCTCCCAATTTTCCCCAACCCTACGAAGCCAGTCGGCGGAGAGGTACTGAGATGTACCCCGAGCACCACCCCCTTTCCGGCGACGGAGATTGGGTCCTGCTGTCGACGACTAAAGGGTACAAGTATCCGCAGCAGAGACAGAGGTCGCTGCAGATCAATCCCGAGGCGATCGGAGCCCACCGCAGCGTCCGCTTGACGGTACTACCGCCACTGAAGAATTCCAAAATCAACATGACCACCTCGCATGGTGGACTCTTGCAAGTCGAATCGAGCTTCCAGACGGTGGAACAAGCGCACAAGCAGTACAACAAGAAGCAGAAATTGAAAAGGAAGCCTCAGGGGGCGAAGCCTGTACGTCAAATCGTCCCTCCCACTCTGACCACGACCAAGAGAAACACGGGACATGACAGTTCTGCGGTTTTGGCAGCCGTAGGTGCCGGAATGATTCCTGCGACTATGGCGATGTTGGTACCGATGGCTTTGGGCAAGAGGCGGAAACGTGACGTGCGGTACGCGACCAGCACGCCAAAGTACCTACAAATAACACTTCCGcgtaatatgtaa
- the LOC138134227 gene encoding uncharacterized protein isoform X2 codes for MQRPGPLVLVLVIAALTAATPVPTGTTTARSPTQIGETIKLLTNQLMETNATSSDIITLDTRTPPKIKQHTKKKNKIPESVENSHAGVAIPVNEDEVLLEETTKKLSFYKIEKPTTNSGLSTWILLSGQTTPKPSRKPVVKPNDRQNATVMVDSTRIVKPIFKKRGTTSTTAAPTTTKLTTKLTKVKASVLNVAKKSTTTPATTVRTTSTTTTTTMETTSVGTTTAGNSSVLPLEPKDGETDLGGTTDNKKTRRPSTNKRKKNKNRRRRPSEKSDNSTKIEKPVKSKEKPIGTQLYNYLSREVMPTVGVGLVGLMVTAGLASYFLYPFGVARRSYEVDRRDKDPHYYYSDEYSGGIAEEEAIGKVIAGMPSNSLYGNNFKTPTSRHSFNNRRIIDQSTSYSVAEEEATPAAVPEHGPRNLHVRKRRQVPKIPSVLRDIDEGENEIDGTVSTGEATTETATTTATKPTETTAKSSTTRRPDKVKSFIDIFRELFQLKVNLGLRFLQNASQAVSKYVSQVQRRLDEHYYKNSTLN; via the exons ATGCAGCGTCCAGGACCTTTAGTGTTAGTGTTAGTGATTGCGGCGCTGACTGCCGCCACTCCGGTACCGACTGGAACCACAACAGCAAG ATCCCCCACTCAAATTGGAgaaacaatcaaattgctgACTAACCAGTTGATGGAAACTAACGCAACATCCTCCGACATAATCACTTTAGACACGAGAACACCACCCAAAATCAAACAACACACCAAGAAGAAAAACAAGATTCCAGAATCGGTGGAAAACTCGCACGCAGGAGTTGCCATTCCTGTAAACGAGGATGAAGTTCTTCTGGAAGAGACCACGAAGAAGCTGAGTTTTTACAAAATCGAAAAGCCTACAACCAACAGTGGTTTGTCTACTTGGATTCTTCTCAGCGGTCAAACCACTCCAAAACCATCGAGGAAACCTGTGGTGAAACCCAACGACAGGCAAAATGCGACAGTCATGGTCGATTCGACTAGAATCGTCAAacctatatttaaaaaacgcgGTACTACTAGTACCACGGCTGCACCAACGACCACCAAATTGACCACAAAGTTAACCAAAGTGAAAGCGTCTGTTCTGAATGTTGCCAAGAAAAGTACAACAACTCCAGCGACCACTGTGAGGACCACCAgcaccaccaccaccaccacaATGGAAACTACTAGTGTTGGTACCACTACGGCGGGCAACTCTAGTGTGTTACCCTTGGAACCCAAAGACGGAGAGACTGATTTGGGTGGTACTACCGATAACAAGAAGACTAGAAGACCGTCGACTAATAAGCGCAAGAAGAACAAGAACAGACGGCGCCGCCCTagcgaaaaatctgacaaCAGTACAAAAATCGAGAAACCAGTCAAATCCAAAGAGAAGCCGATCGGTACTCAACTCTACAATTACCTATCGAGGGAAGTGATGCCGACAGTTGGAGTCGGCCTGGTTGGTCTGATGGTGACCGCAGGTTTAGCCAGTTACTTCCTGTACCCCTTTGGAGTCGCTCGACGCTCTTACGAAGTTGACCGTCGAGACAAAGACCCTCATTACTACTACAGCGATGAGTACTCGGGAGGAATCGCAGAGGAAGAAGCCATCGGTAAAGTGATCGCCGGCATGCCCTCAAACTCGTTGTACGGCAACAACTTCAAAACCCCCACGTCGAGACACAGTTTCAACAATCGCAGAATTATCGACCAAAGTACCAGTTATTCCGTCGCCGAGGAAGAAGCGACCCCCGCGGCGGTACCCGAGCACGGACCTAGAAATCTGCACGTGAGGAAACGACGACAAGTACCGAAGATACCGAGCGTGTTGCGAGATATAGACGAAGGGGAGAACGAGATTGATGGTACTGTCAGTACCGGAGAGGCTACGACGGAGACTGCAACCACGACAGCAACGAAACCAACAGAGACTACTGCGAAAAGCAGTACCACTCGACGACCAGACAAAGTCAAGTCGTTTATTGACATTTTCAGGGAGCTGTTCCAATTGAAGGTCAATTTAGGACTTCGGTTTTTGCAAAACGCGTCTCAAGCCGTGTCGAAGTACGTCTCGCAAGTTCAGAGACGACTTGACGAACACTACTACAAGAACTCCACGCTTAATTAA
- the LOC138134227 gene encoding uncharacterized protein isoform X1: protein MQRPGPLVLVLVIAALTAATPVPTGTTTARYSIGGHTTQLTLLPQFSDSTELISTSTRTAKGPKDSFYTDMLLNILTQPTFRGDSVRKVKRKDQQLLTQFVKSNIEDLNTPNKTIKLSLTGGTFNKTLKLGAVNRVRVTTTTHRPYRISTRKSDKVVPSQVIINVSKPVSVATVKSPTKVVPSTKAPFKIKLSPRPYIKLKTSGTTKYRNQTKRVTTKKPKTKPTVRRVITKWSDRPTLNEIKQNWYEQGVPYPTPNPEINSHSPPYSLNEVASQLPETPQPEQPPPADLNNAISTFNLDMASDNTDIRDGAGSPCPTVHISSAVLTPQQRQDCSDLNLVINSHFHQNTATERTPLQPETYDAQAPAVEEDPAPPPEVQADPPGAGGSPQAAAPAASPPGGGSGGSGGSGGSGGDGDGGGLRLPDLKGLTDFLRFVWEKFGHLFQFLKNPYLYLVPMALFFALGFGAVLLLFPWWIPALYFYATAKASTKKSNVSFYKHVHKPVHHPDGWFWNHETKTWQDVADFVHHRRLDEGGGKYTRIPEAIENFSRKYGVASTTQSWKWRRRNR, encoded by the coding sequence ATGCAGCGTCCAGGACCTTTAGTGTTAGTGTTAGTGATTGCGGCGCTGACTGCCGCCACTCCGGTACCGACTGGAACCACAACAGCAAGGTACTCTATAGGAGGGCACACCACACAATTGACACTTCTACCTCAATTTTCCGACTCGACGGAACTGATCTCTACTAGTACTAGGACCGCGAAAGGGCCAAAAGACAGCTTTTACACTGACATGTTGCTAAATATCTTGACCCAACCCACGTTTCGCGGAGACAGCGTTCGAAAAGTCAAACGCAAGGACCAACAGTTGCTGACTCAGTTTGTCAAAAGTAACATCGAGGACCTAAATACGCCAAATAAAACGATCAAATTGAGTCTGACTGGTGGTACTTTTAATAAGACCTTGAAATTGGGTGCGGTGAATAGGGTTCGGGTCACTACCACCACCCACAGACCTTATAGGATCTCCACTCGGAAATCTGATAAGGTGGTACCGAGTCAAGTTATCATAAACGTGTCCAAGCCGGTCAGTGTTGCTACTGTTAAGAGTCCGACGAAGGTGGTACCGTCGACTAAAGCTCCTTTCAAAATCAAGCTTTCGCCGCGGCCTTATATTAAACTTAAGACTAGTGGTACTACAAAGTACCGCAATCAAACCAAACGGGTGACGACGAAAAAGCCCAAGACTAAGCCCACAGTAAGACGCGTCATCACCAAATGGTCGGACCGGCCGACCCTCAACGAAATCAAACAGAACTGGTACGAACAGGGAGTACCTTACCCCACTCCCAACCCTGAGATTAACTCGCACTCTCCTCCATACTCCCTGAACGAGGTCGCCTCTCAACTACCTGAAACCCCTCAACCCGAGCAACCTCCCCCGGCCGATTTGAACAACGCGATCAGTACCTTCAACCTAGACATGGCGTCGGACAACACGGACATCAGAGACGGTGCAGGTTCTCCTTGCCCCACCGTACACATCTCTAGCGCAGTTCTCACCCCCCAGCAGCGCCAAGACTGCTCCGACTTGAACCTGGTCATAAACTCGCACTTCCACCAAAACACAGCCACCGAGCGTACTCCTCTCCAACCCGAAACCTACGACGCTCAGGCCCCTGCCGTCGAGGAAGACCCTGCCCCGCCTCCGGAAGTCCAAGCGGACCCTCCGGGCGCGGGGGGATCGCCGCAAGCCGCCGCTCCCGCCGCTTCTCCCCCGGGCGGCGGCAGCGGAGGCAGTGGCGGTAGCGGCGGAAGTGGCGGCGATGGGGACGGAGGCGGCTTGAGACTCCCCGATTTGAAAGGATTGACCGACTTTTTGAGATTTGTGTGGGAGAAATTTGGGCATCTCTTCCAGTTTCTCAAGAATCCCTACTTGTATTTAGTACCGATGGCACTATTTTTTGCGCTAGGGTTCGGTGCGGTTTTGTTACTGTTTCCGTGGTGGATCCCCGCGCTTTACTTTTACGCAACGGCCAAGGCTagcacaaaaaaatcaaacgtgTCGTTCTATAAACACGTACACAAACCCGTCCATCATCCAGACGGCTGGTTCTGGAACCATGAGACTAAGACCTGGCAAGATGTCGCCGATTTTGTTCACCACAGGCGTCTGGATGAGGGTGGGGGGAAGTACACCCGAATCCCAGAGGCTATAGAGAATTTCTCACGGAAGTATGGAGTAGCGAGTACCACCCAGTCGTGGAAGTGGCGCAGACGGAACAGATAG
- the ktub gene encoding protein king tubby — MLEMEVRNQKLEQQRQIMEQKMKQKRMTSGMIQASDVRKNSATLRTNSGNRRELHGYDGPLMYSMARDNNPDQVISILSSPDSIDDTVVEDLTNNASSDLMDVEDDESSPVASTPNNGNMPVNPIIEQQTFINNGTAEIEGDIEGNVDKFVLQPAQQKVLYKCRITRDRKGMDRGLYPTYFLHLERDYGKKVFLLAGRKRKKSATSNYLISTDPTDLSRGAESYVGKLRSNLLGTQFTVYDNGISPRKANFKEGTTPRQELAAVTYDTNVLGFKGPRKMTVILPGMTLDQERVAIYPQDESESLIECWKSKNMENLIELHNKTPVWNDDTQSYVLNFHGRVTQASVKNFQIVHDSDVEYVVMQFGRVAEDVFTMDYRYPMCALQAFAIALSSFDSKLACE; from the exons ATGTTAGAAATGGAAGTCAGAAACCAAAAATTGGAACAACAA AGACAAATAATGGAACAGAAAATGAAACAGAAACGGATGACGTCCGGCATGATACAGGCATCAGACGTTAGAAAAAATTCAGCCACTTTGCGAACAAACAGTGGTAACAGGAGAGAGTTGCATG GTTATGACGGTCCTTTAATGTACAGCATGGCAAGGGACAACAACCCTGATCAAGTTATATCAATATTATCCAGTCCTGACAGTATAGATG ACACAGTGGTTGaagatttaacaaataatgCTTCAAGTGATTTAATGGATGTGGAAGATGATGAGTCCTCACCAGTTGCTTCAACACCCAACAATGGAAACATGCCAGTCAACCCCATTATTGAACAACaaacatttatcaataatGGGACGGCGGAAATTGAGGGGGACATAGAGGGGAACGTGGATAAATTTGTCTTGCAGCCGGCCCAACAAAAAGTTTTGTATAAATGTAGAATAACTAGGGATAGGAAAGGGATGGATAGGGGGCTCTATCCTACATATTTTTTGCACTTGGAAAGAGATTATGggaaaaaagtatttttgttGGCCGGCAGAAAGCGCAAGAAAAGTGCCACGAGCAATTATTTAATCTCAACAGATCCCACAGACCTGTCGCGGGGCGCCGAGTCATATGTTG GTAAGTTGCGTTCGAATCTCCTCGGGACGCAATTCACGGTATACGACAACGGCATATCCCCCCGCAAGGCGAACTTCAAAGAGGGGACGACGCCTCGGCAAGAATTGGCAGCCGTGACGTACGACACGAACGTGTTGGGGTTCAAAGGTCCCCGGAAGATGACGGTGATTCTTCCGGGGATGACGCTGGACCAGGAGAGGGTGGCGATCTACCCGCAGGACGAGAGCGAGAGTCTGATCGAGTGTTGGAAGTCGAAAAATATGGAGAATCTGATCGAGTTGCACAACAAGACGCCGGTCTGGAACGACGACACTCAGTCGTACGTCCTGAATTTCCACGGGAGGGTGACGCAAGCGTCGGTCAAGAATTTCCAGATCGTCCATGACAGCGACGTGGAGTACGTGGTGATGCAGTTCGGCAGGGTGGCCGAAGACGTCTTCACCATGGATTATCGGTATCCGATGTGCGCATTGCAGGCTTTCGCAATAGCGTTGAGCAGTTTCGACAGCAAATTGGCCTGCGAGTAA